DNA from Halogeometricum sp. S1BR25-6:
CCGCTGGCGGTGACGGTGTTCATCCTCGATTTCGTCTTCGACCGCCTGACGGCCATCATCCTCAACCCCATCGTGAACACGGCGGGGTTGACGAACGTGACCGGCGACGAGTTGCTGCTCGCGCAACTGCTGGCGGCGATGCTGCTCGCCGTTTCGCTCGTCGCCGTCGGCCACGTCGCCTCGCGCGAACTCGGCCGCCGCCTGTTCGGGGGGTTCGAGCGCGGCGTCAGCCTCATCCCTCTCGTCCGCACCGTCTACTTCGGGGTCCGACAGGTCTCGGAGTCGCTGTCCAGACAGAGCGACGGCTTCGACCACGTCGTCCTCGTGGAGTACCCTCGCGAGGGTCTGTACGCCATCGGCTTCGTGACGAACGACGCTCCCCGGTCAGCCGAGTCGGCGACCGACTCCGAGGAACTGCTCACGGTGTTCGTCCCGCACAGCCCCAACCCGACGGCGGGGACGCTGGTGATGGCGCCGCCCGAGGAGGTGTTCGAGGTGGACATGTCCGTCCGGCGCGGCCTCCGCCTCGTCGTCACGACGGGCCTCGGCGTCGAAGAGGAGAAGTTGCCCGAGGGCGTCGTCAGGTGACCTAAAGTCCCCAGTACAGCGCGATACCGGCGGAGGTGACGACGGCGAGCAGCAGTTGCAGGGGCGCGCCGACGCGGACGTAATCCGAGAAGCGGTAGCCGCCGGGGCCGTACACCATGAGGTTCGTCTGGTAGCCGACGGGCGTCGTGAACGCCGTCGACGCCGCGAACGTCACCGCGAGGGCGAACGAGAACGGGTCGGCGCCGGCGCGGGCGGCCGTCGAGACGGCGACGGGTAAGAAGAGGACGACGCTGGCGACGGGCGTGATGACGTTGGCGAACGCGCCCGTCAGCAGGTAGAACAGGGCGAGGACGACGACGGGCGCGAGGCCGGCCGTCGCGACGACGAGCGAATCGGCGACGAGCGCCACCGCCCCCGTCTCCCGGAGGGCGATGCCGAGGGGGACGACGCCCGCGAGGAGGAAGACGACGTTCCAGTTCACCGCGTCGTACGCCTCGTTCGGCGAGAGGACGCCCGAGACGACCATGGCGACGACGCCCGCGAGGGCGGCGACGGCGATGGGAAGTACGTCCAACGCGGCGAGGGTGACGACGCCGAACAGGACGGCAAAGGCGGCGACGGCGGTCCGACTCACGCCGCCCTCGCGCGCCCGCGCCATCACCTCGTCGAACGCCTCGTTCGTCACGACGAAGTCGTCGTTCTCCGCGAGGAACTCCGCGGCCCGCTCGGTCGTCTGCATCAGGAGGGCGTCGCCGCCGCGCAGTTCCGTCGCGCCGATGCCGTCGCGGACGAGTTCGCCCCCGGCCCGTCGGACGGCGAGGACGGTGGCGTCGTAGCGCTCGCGGAGGCGGGCGCTCTCGACCGTCTCGCCCTCCAGCGCCGACTCCGGCGGGACGGCGAGTTCGATTAGCGTGCTGCGCTCGGGATTGTCGAGTTCGGCGTCCGTGACGGCGGCCCGCGGCAGTCGGCGCAGCGAGGCGAACTCGACGAACCGCTGGATGGTCGCGGGGTCACCTCGAACGGTGAGGACGTCCCTACTTTCCAACTCCCTGTCGGAGTCGACGGCGACGAAGTGCTCTCCGCCCCGCACAACGTCCAGCACGTCCAGTCCCAAGTCGCGACGCGCGTCCTCGGCGACCGTCTGCGCGAACGCGCCGACCAGCGGTGACCGCGAGGTGACGAGGACGCGCGCGAGGTACGACTGCACCTCGTATCGCTCGGTGCGCGATCCCGGCGGGACGCGGGCGGGCAACAGCCACTTCCCGACGGTGAGCAGGTACGCCGCGCCGACGAGGAAGACGACGACGCCGAGCGGCGTCAACTCGAAGACCCCGAACGGCCGGCCGATGAGTTCGGCCGATAGTTCGGAGGCGACGAGGTTCGTCGCGGTGCCGAACAGGGTGAGCGTCCCGGCGAGCATCGACGCGTAGGAGAGAGGGATGAGCAGTTTCGAAGGGGAGACGCCCGCCTCGTTGGCCAGGTCGGTCACCATCGGGATGAAGACGGCGACGACCGGCGTGTTGTTGACGATGCCGGCGATGGGGCCGGTGAGACCGATGACGGCCGCGAGGAGTCGGTTCTCGCTCCCGCGCGTCAGATGGGCGACTTCGACGCCGAGGCGGCGCACGACGCCCGTGCGTTGGATGCCGTCGCTCAGGACGTACATCGCCATGACGGTCACCGTCGCGGAACTCGAAAACCCCGACAGCCCCGCCGCCGCCGACACCCCCGTGTACGGTTCGAGGGCGACGAGGACGACGATGACGGCGATGGCCGTCACGTCGGGCGACACCGCCTCGGTGACGAACAGGGTGACGGTGCCGAGGAGGACGGCGGCGACGACGAGGACGCCGAGAGGGAGGTCCGCGCCGAGGAGTCCGACCGGGGGTGCCGTCGGTACCATATCCCCATCTCTCCGTCCGCCGGGTTAGCCGTGTCGCCGCGTCGCCGGTCGGTCCGGACGTCGATTCGGCGTGTCGCGTCGGTTCTGTTCCCTCCGTCTCCGGTGTGACGCGGACTCGCTCGCGCGCACCGAGACGCTTTTTCCCCCGGCCGGCCATCGCTCGGACGATGCGATTGGGAATCATCGGGACGATTCAGCTCGCGGCGACGCTGATATTCGCCGTTCCGCTCGGTATCTTCGGGCTGAACGCGTTCCTCGACGGGCAGCGACTGCTCGGCGGCGGCCTCCTCGCCGTCGCGGTGCTGATGGTCGTCCTCCCGCGCATGGTGACGACGCCCGGCGACATCCCCTCGAAGGTGGTCGAATCGGTCGTCGGAAAAGCCGTGAAGACGCCCGACGACGACGAGAAGTGAGCGCGGGCGGGGCCGGACGGCCCCGCGTTCGGTCCCCTACTCCGCCCGCGGCGCGAACGACCGCGGGTACTCGTGGAGAATCTCGTACCCCTCCGCCGTGACCGCGACCAACTCCTCCAACCGAACGCCGCCCTGCTCGGGGTCGTAGACGCCGGGTTCGACGGTGAACACCATTCCTGCGTCCAGTTCGACGGCCTCGCGTAGCGACGGCGCCTCGTGCAGGGAGACGCCGACGCCGTGGCCCGTCCCGTGCGTGAACCCGGCCGCGCCCTCGTCGGCGTTCGGGTCGAAACCGTGGGCGGTGAGTTCGGCGGCCGCCTCGCGGTGTACGTCGTTGGCCCGCGCGCCGGGTTCTATCTCGTCCAGCGCGGCCCGCAACGCGGCTTCGACGGCCACGTAGGCGCGGCGCTCCCACCCGCCGTCGCTGTCGACGACGTAGGTGCGCGAGAGGTCGCCGTAGTAGCCGTGCGGGCCGCGCGGCGAGAGGTCCAACAGAACCGTCTCGCCCGGTCGGAGGACGGCAGTGCCGGTGTAGTGTAAGTCGGCCGCGGTCGGCCCGGCGCCGACGACGGTGTTGCCCGCGTCGCGGACGCCGTAGGCGGCGAACTCGGCGTTCACCTGTCTTCGAAGGCGTTCGGTCGACAGCGGCGCCCCCTCCCACAGCAGTTCGTCGCCGTCGGATTCGGCCGCTGCGAGTATCTCCTCGGCGCGGGCCATCCCGCGGACGGCGGCGCGTTGGACTCGCCGGAGGCAGTCGAGTTCGGCGTCGGTCTTCACGAGGCGGGCGTCGGCGACGGCCGTCGTCGATTCGAGGTCGTAGCCCGCGCGTTCGAGGTGGACCGCGGCGTCGTGCGGAATCCGCCGCGGGACGAGCACCGTCCCGGAGTCGACGCCGAGGGCGGAGAGCGCCGCCGCCGCGCGGACGCCGGCGGGGTCGGACTGACTCTCCGTCCGTACCGTCCCATCGAACTCCCGTTCGGCCTGTTCGGCGAACAGGCTCGGTGCGCAGAGGACGGCCTCGCCCGCCGCGCGGACGAACGCGTAGTCGCGGTCCGGTCCCGAAAAGCGCGTGAGATACCGCAGGTCGTCGTCGGAGCGGCCGCCGACGGCGACGAACGCCGCGGCGTCCGCCGCCGAGAGCGCCCCGTCGAGGAACGAGACGTCCGTCGACGGGGCGGGAAGCGGGTCGGATTCCTCCATGCCGTCTCGGCTACGGGTCCGGTTCGGGCGCCGGCGTGTCGCCGGTCTGGGCCTCTTCGAGCAGTTCCTTCAGCGGCGTGTCCCGCACCTCGTTGTGCAGGAGGACGCTCACGGGGAGCGTCGGCGCCCCCTTGACGAGGTTCTCCAGGATGACGAGGCGTTCGCGGGCCCGCGACATCCCGACGTAGAACACGCGGCGTTCGTTGTCGGTGAGGATGGGGACGGGGTCCGTCGTGGAGGTGAACTCCTCGACGCCCTCGACCTCCTCGTCGTCGACGGAGGCGGCCATCTGTTCGACCACCTTCTCGGTCAGGTCCGTGGAGACGAACACGTGGTCGGCCTCTCGACCCTTCGCGGAGTGGATGGTGCCGACGCGGACGCGGTTGGGGTCCATCCCCTGATACTCGCCCTCGAAGTAGGCCTCGACGGACTTGCGCTGGAACGAGGTGACCTTGCGGACCATGTCGCCGGCGGCGGCGCCGTCGGGGACGAACGGGGCGTGGTCCTCGATGGTCTCCGGCGTCACTTCGAGGTCGGTCAGGTCCTCGACCCCTTCGAGTTCCTGCAGGTCGTCGATGTAGTCGAACAGGTCGTCACGCTCGTTCGATCCGAAGGCGGAGTCCTGCAGCATGTCGGCCAGACGCCGCGCCTCCAACCCGGTGATGTTCTCGTCCCGGTCGAGTTTCTCGATGGCCTCGACGTACTGGGTGAGTCGGTCGGTCCACATCCGCTGGTCCGTGAGGACGGAGAAGGGGACGCCCAGCGGCAGGAACTCGTCGATGAACTGGAACATCTGGTAGCGCGCGCGGAACAGCACCATGATGCTCTCGCCGTCGTCGTCGTTCTCGATGGTGTAGCGCACGTTCCGCGCGAGGTCGAGCATCGAGGGATTGGCGACGCCCTCGACGACGCCGCCCTCCTTGCGCGGGTGGAGGTCCTTCTCCTGGCGCTTCTCGATGTGGCGAATCTCCTTGTTCACCACGTCCAGAATCTTCGAGGGAAGCCGATAGGAGTTCGGCAGCACCACGTCCTCGTCGCGTTCGGTGTCCAAGAGGAGGTTCGGGTCAGCGCCCTGCCAGGCGTAGACGACCTGGTCGTCGTCGCCGGCGATGAGGGCGCCCTTCAGGTGCGGGAGCCACTCCTGATAGACGTCGTACTGCAGCGTCGTGATGTCCTGGAATTCGTCGATGACGAGGTAGTCGACGTTCGGGACGAGCGAGCGCTGCTTCACCCGTTCGAGCATGTCGGCGAAGCCGACGAGGCCGTTGTCCCCCTTGTACTTGCGCCACCCGCGGATGACGCTCGGCACGTCGATGCGGTCGTCGTCGGAGGGCCACGTCGGCGTGTACTTGTTGCCCTCCTGGGCGTTGGGGTCGACCTCCGGCGGGAGGCGGACCTCCTCGACGTCCCAGTTGAACGGCACGTCGTACCACTCGGAGACGTCCCGGCGGGTCCGCTGAAGCCACTGGCTCGTGGCGATGATCTTGTTGCCGATGGTCGTCGACCGGGCGGTGCGGCGGCCGGCGCCGCCGTACTCGTCTTCGAACTCGACGCCGAAGTCGTCGCAGAACTCCTCTTTGTCCTTCTCGCCGACTACGTCGTTGCGCGAGAGGTCGAGCAGTTCGTACGCCTTCGCGTGCATCGTGGAGACGTTGCCCTGCAACGCCCGCGGGGAGACGTCGAGTCGCTCCGCGAGGCGTTCTCGAATCTCCGCGGCCGCGGCGCGGGTGTAGGAGACGACGAGGATGTCGCGAATCGTCACGTCGTCGTCTTCGAGAATCTCCTCGACTCGGTCGAGAAGCGCCGTCGTCTTCCCGCTCCCCGGACCCCCGAACAGACGGGTGACTGTCGCGTCGGAGTCGCTCATTGTACCCGTTCACGCTCTAGTCCCTCATAAACTGCCTGCTTTCGGGGACCGCTCTCATCGTCGGAAAACGCGAGTCAGAAGTCGATTCGCGGAGGTCGAGCGGGGGCCGTCAGGCGCGCGGGTCCCACCCGCAGACGGTACAGTCGACCGCCGCCTCGTCGTGGAGCGCACCGCAGTCCGGACACTGCTTCTTCTTATAAGATGTCTCCCAGTTTTGCGGTTCGGATACGTCGTGACCGCGGTCGTCCAAGAACTGGTCGAACAGCGCCTCGTCGGAGTCGGGTGCTGAGGCCATACATGGCATGCTACGGCGTACCATCACTTAGTCCTGTTGACGGTGCCCACGCCTTGGGAGCGGTCGATAGTTTCCGGAGACGGAAGGACACCGTTTCGACTCGAACGGCCGCCTCAGAGCCCGTACAGCGACTCGAACTTTTCGGTCGCGTACGCGCAGAACGTGTCCGCGGAGAGCGGTTCGCCCGTCGCCTCGACGACGAGTTCGTCCGTCGGGTACCGCCGTCCGTGTCGGTGGACGTTCGCACCCAACCACTCGTGTATCGGCCCGAACTCGCCCGCACGAATCAGACCGTCCACGTCGTCGACGTCCTCGCGCATCGCCGCGTCCAACTGCGCGGCGAGGACGCTCCCGACGGTGTAGTTCTGGAAGGCGGCGAGGTAGCCCGCCGTCCAGTGGATGTCCTGCAGACAGCCTTCCGAGTCCGTCTCGGGTCGCACGCCGAGGTACTCCTTCATCTTGTCGTTCCACACTGCGGGCACCTCCGACACCTCGATGTCGCCGCCGAGGAGGGCTTTCTCCGTCTCGAAGCGCACGAGGATGTGGAGGTGGTAGGTCAACTCGTCCGCCTCGACGCGGACGAGGGTATCGGGCTTCACGCGGTTGACCGCGGCGTACGCCGACTCGGCCGTGGCGTCGGAGCCGAGTCGGTCGTTCACGGTGCCGACGAACCCCTCCCAGAACGGTTTCGACCGCCCGACGTGGTTCTCGAAGAATCTGGATTGAGACTCGTGGACGCCGTGACTGCCCGACTCGCCCAGCGGCGTCGCGTAGTGCTCGTCGGGCAGGCCGAGGTTGTACGTCGCGTGCCCGAATTCGTGAACCGT
Protein-coding regions in this window:
- a CDS encoding SLC13 family permease: MVPTAPPVGLLGADLPLGVLVVAAVLLGTVTLFVTEAVSPDVTAIAVIVVLVALEPYTGVSAAAGLSGFSSSATVTVMAMYVLSDGIQRTGVVRRLGVEVAHLTRGSENRLLAAVIGLTGPIAGIVNNTPVVAVFIPMVTDLANEAGVSPSKLLIPLSYASMLAGTLTLFGTATNLVASELSAELIGRPFGVFELTPLGVVVFLVGAAYLLTVGKWLLPARVPPGSRTERYEVQSYLARVLVTSRSPLVGAFAQTVAEDARRDLGLDVLDVVRGGEHFVAVDSDRELESRDVLTVRGDPATIQRFVEFASLRRLPRAAVTDAELDNPERSTLIELAVPPESALEGETVESARLRERYDATVLAVRRAGGELVRDGIGATELRGGDALLMQTTERAAEFLAENDDFVVTNEAFDEVMARAREGGVSRTAVAAFAVLFGVVTLAALDVLPIAVAALAGVVAMVVSGVLSPNEAYDAVNWNVVFLLAGVVPLGIALRETGAVALVADSLVVATAGLAPVVVLALFYLLTGAFANVITPVASVVLFLPVAVSTAARAGADPFSFALAVTFAASTAFTTPVGYQTNLMVYGPGGYRFSDYVRVGAPLQLLLAVVTSAGIALYWGL
- a CDS encoding HVO_0416 family zinc finger protein → MASAPDSDEALFDQFLDDRGHDVSEPQNWETSYKKKQCPDCGALHDEAAVDCTVCGWDPRA
- a CDS encoding DUF502 domain-containing protein is translated as MTLLSRLRTSFIAGLFLVAPLAVTVFILDFVFDRLTAIILNPIVNTAGLTNVTGDELLLAQLLAAMLLAVSLVAVGHVASRELGRRLFGGFERGVSLIPLVRTVYFGVRQVSESLSRQSDGFDHVVLVEYPREGLYAIGFVTNDAPRSAESATDSEELLTVFVPHSPNPTAGTLVMAPPEEVFEVDMSVRRGLRLVVTTGLGVEEEKLPEGVVR
- a CDS encoding ATP-dependent helicase; this translates as MSDSDATVTRLFGGPGSGKTTALLDRVEEILEDDDVTIRDILVVSYTRAAAAEIRERLAERLDVSPRALQGNVSTMHAKAYELLDLSRNDVVGEKDKEEFCDDFGVEFEDEYGGAGRRTARSTTIGNKIIATSQWLQRTRRDVSEWYDVPFNWDVEEVRLPPEVDPNAQEGNKYTPTWPSDDDRIDVPSVIRGWRKYKGDNGLVGFADMLERVKQRSLVPNVDYLVIDEFQDITTLQYDVYQEWLPHLKGALIAGDDDQVVYAWQGADPNLLLDTERDEDVVLPNSYRLPSKILDVVNKEIRHIEKRQEKDLHPRKEGGVVEGVANPSMLDLARNVRYTIENDDDGESIMVLFRARYQMFQFIDEFLPLGVPFSVLTDQRMWTDRLTQYVEAIEKLDRDENITGLEARRLADMLQDSAFGSNERDDLFDYIDDLQELEGVEDLTDLEVTPETIEDHAPFVPDGAAAGDMVRKVTSFQRKSVEAYFEGEYQGMDPNRVRVGTIHSAKGREADHVFVSTDLTEKVVEQMAASVDDEEVEGVEEFTSTTDPVPILTDNERRVFYVGMSRARERLVILENLVKGAPTLPVSVLLHNEVRDTPLKELLEEAQTGDTPAPEPDP
- a CDS encoding M24 family metallopeptidase, giving the protein MEESDPLPAPSTDVSFLDGALSAADAAAFVAVGGRSDDDLRYLTRFSGPDRDYAFVRAAGEAVLCAPSLFAEQAEREFDGTVRTESQSDPAGVRAAAALSALGVDSGTVLVPRRIPHDAAVHLERAGYDLESTTAVADARLVKTDAELDCLRRVQRAAVRGMARAEEILAAAESDGDELLWEGAPLSTERLRRQVNAEFAAYGVRDAGNTVVGAGPTAADLHYTGTAVLRPGETVLLDLSPRGPHGYYGDLSRTYVVDSDGGWERRAYVAVEAALRAALDEIEPGARANDVHREAAAELTAHGFDPNADEGAAGFTHGTGHGVGVSLHEAPSLREAVELDAGMVFTVEPGVYDPEQGGVRLEELVAVTAEGYEILHEYPRSFAPRAE
- a CDS encoding DUF7533 family protein — protein: MRLGIIGTIQLAATLIFAVPLGIFGLNAFLDGQRLLGGGLLAVAVLMVVLPRMVTTPGDIPSKVVESVVGKAVKTPDDDEK